One part of the Cyclobacteriaceae bacterium genome encodes these proteins:
- a CDS encoding shikimate dehydrogenase has translation MEKIYGLIGATVSHSFSKSYFDEKFFRDGLRDYHYELFPLEKIQEIEMLLANTKGLSGLNVTLPYKEQILQYLDEVDPAAKEIGAVNVVKVENGKLKGYNTDSVAFLETLEKWLPKNKTIKALVLGSGGSSKAVRQALTKLNIEFNVVSRAKGKGNLTYDELKTNSNLVKESLLVINTTPLGMYPQTELYPPIPYECLTKNHYVYDLIYNPARTMFLQKAEMRGATIKNGLEMLHVQAEKSWQIWNN, from the coding sequence ATGGAAAAAATCTATGGGCTTATTGGCGCTACCGTTAGCCACTCCTTCTCCAAATCCTATTTCGATGAAAAATTCTTTCGCGATGGCCTTCGCGATTATCATTACGAACTATTTCCGCTGGAAAAAATACAGGAAATTGAAATGCTGCTGGCCAATACAAAAGGATTAAGCGGACTAAACGTAACGTTGCCCTACAAAGAACAAATACTTCAATACCTTGATGAAGTTGACCCGGCCGCCAAAGAGATCGGGGCCGTAAATGTTGTAAAGGTTGAAAACGGCAAGCTGAAAGGATATAATACCGATTCGGTTGCATTTTTAGAAACCCTTGAAAAATGGCTTCCGAAAAACAAAACAATAAAAGCCCTGGTGTTAGGCTCCGGTGGCTCATCAAAAGCCGTACGTCAGGCACTGACTAAGCTAAACATCGAATTCAACGTTGTTTCACGCGCTAAAGGGAAGGGTAACCTTACCTACGATGAACTGAAAACAAATAGCAACCTTGTAAAAGAATCGTTGCTTGTTATCAACACAACCCCGCTGGGCATGTATCCGCAAACGGAATTGTACCCGCCCATTCCCTATGAATGCCTGACCAAAAACCACTACGTGTACGACTTGATATACAACCCGGCACGTACCATGTTTTTGCAAAAAGCCGAAATGCGCGGGGCAACCATTAAAAATGGTTTGGAAATGTTACATGTACAGGCCGAAAAATCGTGGCAGATCTGGAATAACTAA
- the uvrB gene encoding excinuclease ABC subunit UvrB translates to MDFILTSDYVPTGDQPKAIQQLVEGLQRGELHQTLLGVTGSGKTFTMANVVAQVQKPTLVLSHNKTLAAQLYGEFKNFFPDNAVEYFISYYDYYQPEAYIPSSNLYIEKDLSINEEIEKLRLSATSSLLTGRRDVLVVASVSCIYGIGNPDEFGKNVIKLKVNETIARNRLLFALVDILYHRTEADFKRGTFRVKGDTVDIFLAYADYAIRIYFWGDEIESIQRIDPVTGKKISDEKIVTIFPANLFVTGKDSLQQAIREIQDDMVIQVEMFESEKRHLEAKRLKERTEFDLEMLRELGYCSGVENYSRYFDRRKPGARPFCLLDYFPDDYLIIIDESHVTVPQIRAMWGGDRSRKVNLVDYGFRLPSALDNRPLTFNEFESIVNQVIYVSATPAEYELRKSEGVVVEQLIRPTGLLDPEIDIRPSRNQIDDLFEEIDERVKSRERVLVTTLTKRMAEELTKFMERAAIKCRYIHSEVDTLERVGILRELRLGVFDVLVGVNLLREGLDLPEVSLVAILDADKEGFLRNQRSLVQTIGRAARNVNGRVIMYADTVTESMQQAIDETNRRRKIQADYNKANGIVPTTIIRSKESILNQTKVADSKRSTKKYYVENEEVSLAADPVAAYLSKDELVKMADRTRKAMEKAAKELEFMEAARLRDEYLALQKLIDDKK, encoded by the coding sequence TTGGACTTTATCCTCACCAGCGATTACGTTCCCACAGGCGACCAGCCCAAGGCTATACAACAATTAGTCGAAGGCCTTCAACGGGGCGAATTACATCAAACCTTACTGGGGGTTACCGGATCGGGAAAAACATTTACCATGGCCAATGTGGTGGCCCAGGTGCAAAAGCCTACGTTGGTACTGAGCCACAATAAAACCCTGGCCGCCCAACTTTATGGCGAATTCAAAAATTTCTTTCCCGATAATGCCGTAGAGTACTTTATTTCCTATTACGATTACTACCAGCCCGAAGCCTACATTCCCTCCTCCAATCTCTACATTGAAAAAGATTTGTCGATCAATGAAGAAATTGAAAAGCTAAGATTAAGTGCAACCTCTTCCTTACTTACCGGCAGAAGAGACGTGCTCGTAGTGGCTTCGGTTTCGTGCATTTATGGTATCGGCAACCCGGATGAGTTTGGGAAAAATGTTATTAAGCTGAAAGTAAACGAAACCATCGCACGCAATCGCTTGCTGTTTGCCTTGGTGGATATTTTATATCATCGAACAGAAGCCGATTTTAAGCGCGGCACCTTTCGGGTGAAAGGTGATACAGTAGATATTTTCCTGGCGTATGCCGACTATGCCATCCGAATTTACTTTTGGGGCGATGAAATCGAATCCATTCAACGGATTGATCCCGTTACCGGAAAGAAAATTTCAGATGAGAAAATTGTAACCATCTTTCCGGCCAATCTCTTCGTAACCGGAAAAGATTCCCTGCAACAAGCCATTCGCGAAATTCAGGATGACATGGTTATACAGGTGGAAATGTTTGAATCAGAGAAACGTCACCTCGAAGCTAAACGATTAAAAGAGCGCACTGAGTTTGATCTTGAAATGTTACGCGAGCTCGGGTATTGTTCAGGGGTTGAAAACTACTCGCGCTACTTCGATCGCAGAAAACCCGGGGCACGGCCCTTTTGTTTGCTGGATTACTTCCCGGACGATTACCTTATTATTATTGATGAAAGTCACGTTACCGTACCGCAAATACGCGCCATGTGGGGGGGTGACCGGTCAAGAAAAGTGAATCTGGTAGACTATGGCTTTCGGTTACCCTCAGCATTAGACAATCGCCCGCTTACCTTCAACGAGTTTGAGTCAATAGTAAACCAGGTGATTTACGTAAGTGCCACCCCTGCCGAATATGAATTACGGAAATCAGAGGGCGTTGTTGTAGAGCAACTCATTCGACCAACAGGCCTGCTCGATCCGGAAATTGACATCAGGCCAAGCCGTAACCAGATTGATGACCTCTTTGAAGAAATCGATGAGCGGGTAAAAAGCCGTGAGCGGGTACTTGTTACCACACTTACAAAACGCATGGCAGAAGAACTGACCAAATTTATGGAGCGTGCTGCCATTAAATGCCGCTACATCCATTCTGAGGTTGATACACTGGAACGGGTAGGGATTTTACGCGAACTAAGGCTCGGTGTTTTTGATGTATTGGTAGGCGTCAACCTTTTAAGAGAAGGCCTTGACTTACCGGAAGTTTCTCTTGTAGCCATTTTGGATGCTGACAAAGAAGGTTTCCTGCGCAACCAACGTTCGCTGGTACAAACCATCGGCCGGGCAGCCCGAAACGTAAATGGTCGGGTAATTATGTATGCCGATACCGTTACGGAATCGATGCAACAAGCCATTGATGAAACTAATCGCAGAAGAAAAATTCAGGCCGATTATAATAAAGCTAATGGCATTGTTCCTACCACCATCATCCGCTCGAAAGAATCCATTCTAAACCAGACCAAAGTTGCTGATTCGAAAAGGTCGACTAAAAAATACTATGTTGAAAATGAAGAGGTGAGTTTGGCAGCCGATCCGGTAGCGGCTTACTTAAGTAAAGATGAGTTGGTTAAAATGGCTGATCGAACACGCAAAGCCATGGAAAAGGCTGCCAAAGAACTGGAGTTTATGGAAGCCGCCCGCTTGCGTGACGAATACCTCGCCCTGCAAAAACTGATTGACGATAAAAAGTGA
- a CDS encoding DUF368 domain-containing protein, protein MRRPKDYILLYLKGLAMGGADVIPGVSGGTIAFITGIYEELLSSIRSVDVEAFTLLRTFRFADFWKKINGTFLIVLFAGILTSLLSLAKLMHWLLANYPIQVWSFFFGLILISSPLILREIKKWHGGIIFTFISGIAIAYTITILSPAQTPDDLWFIFIAGALAICAMILPGISGAFILLLLSKYEYMIQAITKINIPVILVFAVGCVLGLISFSRLLTWILTHHRNLALALLGGFMLGSLNKVWPWKEVTAFRLDSAGKQVPAFDKSVLPWDFLAKTGNDPQIIQAIVMMALGVFIVVLIEKIAVRLKTKI, encoded by the coding sequence TTGAGGCGACCTAAAGATTATATACTGCTTTATTTAAAAGGGTTAGCCATGGGCGGTGCCGATGTCATACCCGGTGTGTCAGGTGGGACCATTGCTTTCATAACCGGCATTTATGAGGAGCTATTAAGCTCCATTCGCTCGGTTGATGTTGAGGCATTCACCCTGTTGCGCACATTCCGGTTCGCAGATTTCTGGAAAAAAATAAACGGCACATTTCTTATTGTGTTGTTTGCCGGTATTTTAACAAGCCTGCTATCATTGGCTAAACTTATGCATTGGCTGCTGGCCAATTACCCCATTCAGGTGTGGTCATTTTTCTTTGGGCTTATACTTATTTCCTCTCCCCTCATTCTGCGTGAAATAAAAAAATGGCATGGTGGAATCATTTTTACTTTTATTTCGGGCATTGCGATAGCGTATACCATAACCATCCTTTCGCCTGCGCAAACACCCGATGATTTATGGTTCATTTTTATTGCAGGGGCTTTGGCAATTTGCGCCATGATCCTTCCGGGAATATCAGGTGCATTTATCCTTTTGCTGTTAAGCAAATATGAGTACATGATACAAGCCATCACAAAAATAAATATACCTGTAATTTTAGTGTTTGCTGTTGGTTGTGTATTAGGGCTGATCAGTTTCTCACGTTTACTAACATGGATACTGACGCATCATCGAAATCTTGCCCTGGCTCTATTGGGTGGCTTTATGCTAGGCTCGCTAAACAAAGTATGGCCGTGGAAAGAGGTTACTGCCTTTAGGTTAGACAGTGCCGGAAAGCAAGTTCCGGCATTTGACAAAAGTGTATTACCTTGGGACTTTCTTGCAAAAACCGGAAACGACCCTCAGATTATCCAGGCTATTGTAATGATGGCACTTGGAGTTTTTATAGTAGTATTGATTGAAAAGATTGCTGTCAGACTAAAAACAAAAATCTAA